In a single window of the Zea mays cultivar B73 chromosome 5, Zm-B73-REFERENCE-NAM-5.0, whole genome shotgun sequence genome:
- the LOC100283221 gene encoding 50S ribosomal protein L28, chloroplastic-like — MATATLLGSSFAIPAAARRASSSASTSLGFATSQLAGLSLSAGAATPTAVAFLPKRQQLQPIVARRVCPFTGKKTNRANKVSFSNHKTKKQQFVNLQYKKLWWEAGKRFVKLRLSTKALKTIEKHGLDAVARKAGIDLNKK; from the exons ATGGCGACCGCCACGCTGCTGGGCTCCTCCTTTGCCATTCCCGCCGCAGCCCGTAGGGCGTCCTCCTCTGCCTCCACCTCCTTGGGCTTCGCCACGTCGCAGCTCGCCGGCCTCTCCCTCTCCGCGGGCGCCGCAACTCCAACCGCCGTCGCCTTCCTCCCAAAGAGGCAGCAGCTCCAGCCCATTGTCGCGC GGCGGGTGTGCCCTTTCACGGGCAAGAAGACGAACCGGGCGAACAAGGTGTCCTTCTCCAACCACAAGACGAAGAAGCAGCAGTTCGTGAACCTGCAGTACAAGAAGCTGTGGTGGGAGGCTGGCAAGCGCTTCGTCAAGCTGCGCCTCTCCACCAAGGCGCTCAAGACCATCGAGAAGCACGGTCTCGATGCTGTCGCGCGCAAGGCCGGCATCGACCTCAACAAGAAGTGA
- the LOC100280914 gene encoding Probable NAD(P)H dehydrogenase (quinone) FQR1-like 2: MGKGGGCVPSKKRQPPAAAPSSSSAAAAVPREAPEEEAAAAVGRKLRLYIVFYSMYGHVESLARRAAAGAGAVDGLEAVLRRVPETLPPEVLEKMQAPVKDPAVPVIASAAELQEADGVLFGFPTRYGAMAAQMKAFFDSTGSLWEAQKLAGKPAGFFVSTGTQGGGQETTAWTAITQLAHHGMLFVPIGYTFGSGMFDMDGIRGGSPYGAGVFAGDGSRQPSETELALAEHQGKYMASIVKKLALHA; encoded by the exons ATGGGCAAGGGCGGCGGCTGCGTCCCCAGCAAGAAGCGCCAGCCGCCGGCCGCCGCGCCTTCTTCGTCGTCCGCCGCGGCGGCGGTGCCGCGCGAGGCGCCCGAGGAGGAGGCGGCCGCCGCGGTCGGGCGAAAGCTGCGGCTCTACATCGTGTTCTACTCGATGTACGGGCACGTGGAGTCCCTGGCACGGCGCGCAGCGGCTGGCGCCGGCGCAGTGGACGGCCTGGAGGCCGTGCTGCGGCGGGTCCCCGAGACGCTCCCGCCGGAGGTGCTGGAGAAGATGCAGGCGCCGGTCAAGGACCCCGCGGTCCCCGTGATCGCGTCGGCCGCGGAGCTGCAGGAGGCTGACGGAGTGTTGTTTGGCTTCCCGACGAGGTACGGCGCCATGGCTGCGCAAATGAAGGCCTTCTTCGACTCCACCGGCTCGCTCTGGGAGGCGCAGAAGCTCGCTGGGAAGCCCGCCGGGTTCTTCGTCAGCACCGGAACGCAGGGCGGGGGGCAGGAGACCACGGC TTGGACGGCCATCACCCAGCTAGCTCACCATGGAATGCTTTTCGTCCCAATTGGCTACACCTTTGGTTCAGGCATGTTCGACATGGATGGTATCAGAGGAGGCAGCCCCTATGGCGCGGGGGTATTTGCTGGCGATGGCAGCAGACAACCCAGTGAGACTGAACTCGCCCTTGCAGAGCACCAGGGCAAGTACATGGCCTCCATAGTGAAAAAGCTAGCTCTCCATGCTTGA